A window from Solanum stenotomum isolate F172 chromosome 7, ASM1918654v1, whole genome shotgun sequence encodes these proteins:
- the LOC125870309 gene encoding TOM1-like protein 2, with translation MNMDKLKMASSSLGERLKTGGAQMSRMVSAKMKEILQGPTPESKMVDEATLETMEEPNWSLNLRICGMINSEEFNGTEIVKAIKKKLVLSKNTVTQRLSLDLLETCTSNCEKVFSEVASEKVLDDMVKMIDDPKTDSGNRIKAMELITAWGESEDLSYLPVFRQTYMNLKRQYPLESHMNEQLLSPPESYPIPDMGMRNHEQTTYIGESIEEKKEFLVVTRNSLEILSSILNSDVEPKPIKDDLAMSMLENCKQSLAVIQRIVESTSGDEGLMFEALNLHDELRQVISRYEEMEAALDSGERLPKTPENGTGLPNTAPESGERPPKTPENESGLPNLADTSEANLEKLSLNASESHVVAPTKGDSNQSLHEVVKPGISGEEKA, from the exons ATGAACATGGACAAGCTGAAAATGGCTTCTTCATCTCTGGGCGAACGATTGAAGACAGGAGGAGCACAGATGAGCAGGATGGTTAGtgcaaaaatgaaagaaattctGCAAGGTCCAACTCCAGAATCAAAAATGGTAGATGAAGCTACGTTAGAGACTATGGAGGAGCCTAATTGGAGCTTGAACCTACGAATTTGCGGGATGATCAACAGTGAGGAGTTCAACGGGACGGAAATCGTAAAAGCGATTAAGAAGAAATTGGTTTTGTCGAAGAATACAGTGACACAGAGGCTGAGTTTGGATTTGCTGGAGACTTGTACATCTAATTGCGAGAAAGTGTTTTCAGAAGTGGCGTCTGAAAAGGTGTTGGATGATATGGTTAAAATGATTGATGACCCTAAAACTGACAGTGGGAATCGGATTAAGGCTATGGAGCTTATAACTGCTTGGGGCGAGTCTGAGGACCTTAGCTACTTGCCTGTGTTTCGTCAAACTTACATG AACTTGAAGAGGCAATATCCCCTGGAGTCGCATATGAACGAGCAGCTACTCTCACCACCTGAAAGCTACCCTATTCCTGATATGGGGATGCGGAATCATGAGCAAACCACTTACATTGGTGAATCCATTGAAGAGAAGAAGGAATTTCTTGTAGTAACACGGAACAGTCTTGAGATCCTTTCTAGCATATTGAATTCTGATGTTGAACCAAAGCCCATCAAG GATGATCTGGCAATGAGCATGTTGGAGAACTGCAAGCAGTCTTTGGCAGTTATACAAAGAATTGTGGAATCAACCTCAGGTGATGAGGGGTTGATGTTTGAAGCTTTAAATCTTCACGATGAGCTTCGACAAGTCATTTCTAGGTACGAGGAAATGGAAGCAGCTCTAGATTCGGGAGAAAGACTGCCTAAAACACCTGAAAATGGAACTGGCCTGCCTAACACAGCTCCAGAGTCTGGAGAAAGACCGCCTAAAACACCCGAAAATGAAAGTGGCCTGCCTAATCTTGCTGATACCAGTGAAGCCAATTTAGAGAAGCTGTCTTTAAATGCAAGTGAAAGTCATGTTGTAGCACCTACAAAAGGAGATAGCAATCAGTCACTCCACGAGGTTGTAAAGCCGGGTATTTCAGGAGAGGAGAAGGCTTGA